A genome region from Chitinivorax tropicus includes the following:
- the pstS gene encoding phosphate ABC transporter substrate-binding protein PstS, with amino-acid sequence MAQPVAAVEVMGAGASAAGTIYNKWADGWQKNGGHSLRYETMGPVKMVEAVRGGKIDFGVTDAPPSSAELNKIGLVAFPTVISGLVPVVNLPGVKGGQLRLNADVLARIMSGKVTDWADPAILALNENSHLTSRAIKVIVRGDNSGSTQHLTHYLSATSPEWKSNFGTGYTVKWMAGATAVKGSAEMAAAVKSTEGAIGYVDFGIALEQGLTDVRMENAAGKFVRATPNAFVEAMQNSTWPSRGDFDEKLTNMRGSGSWPIAMAMFAVMPKVAENVPRTSAAVQLFIRGFVSGDRAANSSSYASLPVAVQGKATNTMASIRDKSGQPLPVSFF; translated from the coding sequence ATGGCTCAGCCAGTGGCAGCTGTGGAAGTGATGGGAGCTGGCGCCTCCGCTGCCGGAACCATTTACAACAAATGGGCGGACGGTTGGCAGAAAAATGGTGGCCATAGTCTGCGGTACGAGACCATGGGGCCGGTCAAGATGGTTGAGGCAGTCCGGGGCGGTAAGATTGATTTCGGCGTGACCGACGCACCACCCAGTAGCGCAGAGCTGAACAAGATCGGCCTGGTGGCATTTCCGACCGTGATTTCAGGCTTGGTGCCGGTCGTCAACCTGCCAGGGGTAAAGGGCGGTCAGCTGCGCCTGAATGCAGATGTGCTGGCGCGCATCATGAGTGGTAAGGTCACCGACTGGGCAGACCCCGCCATCCTGGCTTTGAACGAAAACAGCCACTTGACCTCCAGAGCGATCAAAGTCATTGTGCGGGGCGACAATTCTGGCTCTACTCAGCATCTGACCCACTATCTGTCGGCAACCTCGCCAGAGTGGAAGTCTAATTTCGGCACGGGTTATACCGTCAAGTGGATGGCTGGCGCCACGGCTGTCAAGGGCTCGGCGGAGATGGCCGCAGCGGTGAAAAGCACGGAAGGTGCAATCGGCTATGTCGACTTCGGTATTGCTCTTGAGCAGGGCCTGACCGATGTTCGCATGGAAAATGCAGCGGGCAAGTTTGTACGCGCCACCCCGAATGCATTCGTTGAGGCGATGCAGAATAGCACCTGGCCAAGCCGGGGCGATTTTGATGAGAAACTGACCAATATGCGTGGTTCAGGCAGCTGGCCGATCGCCATGGCGATGTTTGCCGTCATGCCCAAAGTGGCGGAAAACGTACCGCGCACTTCTGCTGCTGTGCAACTGTTCATCCGTGGCTTTGTGTCGGGTGATCGTGCGGCGAATTCTTCTTCCTATGCCTCGTTGCCGGTGGCCGTGCAAGGTAAGGCTACCAACACCATGGCCTCCATCCGCGACAAGAGCGGCCAGCCATTGCCTGTGTCATTCTTCTGA
- a CDS encoding CocE/NonD family hydrolase: MQWSALLAGLGLVLSLTPAQAMISCQPVKPGEKFVSPIVNPGKISPIDGTCWVNKLTLTAFDDAKLTANVFLPRITRVDQRFPAIIMVNSWALADFEYLGQAARLARDGYVVYSYSTRGFWQSEGQVEVAGPQDIRDVSSALDWLQAHAPVDMKNVGISGISYGSGISLIALAQEPRLKTAAALSTWGNLEDELYGADTANQTWSDLLVNSGKLFGRLNPIVPAYAAALKEPRTPKSKIDEIRVWARIRSPLQYVPMLNARQAPVFISKNFQDDLFTPNSSLEMFRRLTGPKKLLVNQGIHAVTEVPGALLGADNYIYDQAHRWFDYWLKGEPNGIVDEPKVTMEVKFSRARDSFDDYPASNVLDHTYYLHPRGAVRWDLSCWCWKGGVGELASTANQQTADDWIDNAADTTATSGPIPIFSTLAESANIPIVNWLPSVHRGQGVRYEGPWLRDALRLRGIPKLTLKLKPSQPQAQLVAYLYDVDGLGFGKLITHGVRTVVDARPGAVLDFPIEFSATAYDVPAGHRVAVVLDTRDSLYAHPSDGYLDKRLVFNGHTQSTLILPSIR, translated from the coding sequence ATGCAATGGTCCGCGCTGCTGGCGGGGCTTGGCCTCGTCTTGTCACTTACGCCTGCTCAGGCGATGATCAGTTGCCAGCCTGTGAAACCCGGCGAGAAATTCGTCAGCCCTATCGTCAACCCAGGCAAGATTTCACCGATCGACGGCACATGTTGGGTCAATAAGCTGACCCTGACAGCGTTTGATGACGCAAAGCTGACCGCGAATGTGTTTCTGCCGCGCATCACCCGTGTGGACCAACGCTTTCCGGCCATCATCATGGTCAACAGCTGGGCATTGGCCGATTTTGAATACCTAGGGCAGGCCGCCCGCCTGGCCAGGGATGGCTATGTAGTCTACAGCTACTCGACACGTGGTTTCTGGCAATCGGAGGGTCAGGTCGAAGTGGCTGGGCCGCAGGATATCCGTGACGTGTCCTCGGCCTTGGATTGGTTGCAGGCCCACGCGCCGGTGGATATGAAAAATGTCGGTATCAGCGGGATTTCCTATGGTTCTGGCATCTCGCTGATTGCATTGGCGCAGGAGCCGCGCCTGAAGACGGCTGCGGCGCTGTCAACTTGGGGCAATCTGGAAGATGAGCTGTACGGCGCCGACACCGCCAACCAGACCTGGTCCGATCTGCTGGTGAATTCAGGCAAGTTGTTTGGTCGCCTGAATCCTATCGTGCCCGCTTATGCCGCTGCGCTGAAGGAGCCGCGCACGCCCAAGTCGAAGATCGATGAAATCCGCGTATGGGCGAGAATCCGTTCGCCCTTGCAATATGTGCCGATGCTGAATGCCCGACAGGCGCCGGTTTTCATCAGCAAGAATTTTCAGGATGACCTGTTCACCCCCAATTCCTCCCTGGAGATGTTCCGCCGCCTGACCGGCCCGAAGAAATTATTGGTCAATCAAGGCATCCACGCGGTGACCGAGGTGCCAGGGGCATTGCTGGGGGCAGACAATTACATCTATGACCAGGCTCATCGATGGTTCGACTACTGGCTGAAGGGCGAGCCCAACGGGATCGTGGATGAGCCCAAGGTGACGATGGAGGTCAAATTCAGCCGGGCGCGTGACTCGTTCGACGACTACCCCGCCAGCAATGTGCTCGATCATACCTACTACCTGCATCCCCGTGGGGCGGTGCGCTGGGATCTGAGCTGCTGGTGTTGGAAGGGCGGCGTGGGCGAGCTGGCCAGCACAGCGAATCAGCAGACGGCGGATGACTGGATCGACAATGCCGCCGACACCACCGCCACCAGCGGGCCGATCCCGATCTTCTCGACACTGGCCGAGTCCGCCAATATTCCTATCGTCAATTGGCTGCCCTCGGTGCATCGTGGCCAGGGAGTGCGTTATGAGGGGCCATGGTTGCGTGATGCCTTGCGGCTGAGAGGCATACCCAAGCTGACCTTGAAGTTGAAGCCATCCCAGCCGCAAGCCCAGTTGGTTGCCTATCTGTATGATGTCGATGGCCTGGGCTTTGGCAAGCTGATCACCCATGGCGTGCGCACCGTGGTGGATGCCCGGCCTGGTGCGGTGCTGGATTTCCCCATCGAGTTCTCCGCCACGGCCTATGATGTGCCCGCGGGCCACCGGGTGGCGGTGGTGCTGGATACCCGTGACAGCCTGTATGCTCACCCGTCTGATGGCTATCTTGACAAGCGGCTGGTGTTCAATGGCCATACCCAATCCACGCTGATCCTGCCCAGCATCCGCTGA
- a CDS encoding ABC transporter ATP-binding protein, producing the protein MNVASSVESAIRNQLIVRADQLVKQVPMADEQLTILHGIDLSIAQGESLAIIGASGSGKSTLLGLLAGLDVPTSGDVWLGDAQLSALDEDGRARLRGELVGFVFQSFQLLPALTALENVMLPLELAAKPDAEKTAREWLGRVGLGGRLTHYPKQLSGGEQQRVALARAFAGNPRLLFADEPTGNLDTATGQQIVELLFSLNREQGTTLVLVTHDPQLAERCHRHVRIAAGRVVEDDAS; encoded by the coding sequence ATGAATGTTGCATCCTCTGTGGAATCCGCAATCCGGAATCAGTTGATTGTGAGGGCCGATCAGCTGGTCAAGCAAGTGCCGATGGCTGATGAGCAGTTGACAATACTGCATGGCATTGACCTGAGCATTGCACAGGGTGAGTCGTTGGCGATTATAGGGGCGTCTGGCTCGGGTAAGTCGACCTTGCTCGGTTTGTTGGCCGGGCTGGATGTGCCGACATCTGGCGATGTCTGGTTGGGTGATGCCCAGTTGTCCGCCTTGGATGAAGATGGCCGGGCGCGTTTGCGAGGGGAGCTGGTCGGGTTTGTATTTCAGTCATTCCAGCTGTTACCGGCTTTGACCGCGTTGGAAAACGTCATGTTGCCCTTGGAGCTGGCGGCCAAGCCAGACGCCGAGAAAACCGCCAGGGAGTGGCTGGGTAGAGTGGGGTTGGGGGGGCGATTGACGCATTATCCCAAGCAGCTGTCAGGGGGGGAGCAGCAGCGTGTGGCATTGGCGCGAGCCTTTGCTGGCAACCCACGGCTGTTGTTTGCCGATGAGCCGACTGGCAATCTGGACACCGCAACCGGCCAGCAGATTGTCGAACTGCTGTTTTCGCTGAATCGCGAACAGGGCACCACGCTGGTGCTGGTGACGCATGACCCGCAATTGGCCGAGCGGTGCCATCGCCATGTGCGCATCGCGGCAGGGCGCGTGGTCGAGGATGACGCGTCATGA
- a CDS encoding TrmH family RNA methyltransferase, translated as MDAIASRQNSQIKQLVKWHESARERRKSGVAVLEGIHLVQSWCDTGRTPAWLVAAESALGHPEVAALWAQRVDKHLLVSDALFSQLFDIQPGVGLVAVIAVPVPQPAHYQTILLLDDIQDPLNVGGILRTAAAAGVEAVYLSNHCADAWSPKVLRGAMGGHWVLAIHEQAALAEVIRQFDGQVVATSLAESRSLYAVDLTGPVAWIMGNEGAGVSQALMALTTTRVRIPMPGRIESLNVAAATAVCLFEQVRQRQMK; from the coding sequence ATGGACGCTATTGCTTCCCGTCAGAATTCCCAAATCAAACAATTGGTCAAATGGCATGAATCCGCCCGAGAGCGCCGGAAAAGCGGCGTTGCGGTGCTGGAGGGCATCCATCTGGTGCAAAGCTGGTGTGACACCGGGCGGACGCCCGCCTGGCTGGTCGCTGCGGAGTCCGCACTGGGACACCCGGAGGTGGCTGCACTGTGGGCGCAGCGGGTGGATAAACACCTGCTGGTGTCGGATGCGTTGTTCAGTCAGTTGTTCGATATCCAGCCTGGCGTGGGCCTGGTGGCGGTGATTGCCGTGCCGGTGCCTCAGCCAGCGCATTACCAGACCATTCTGTTGTTGGATGACATTCAAGACCCATTGAATGTGGGGGGCATATTGCGGACGGCAGCGGCTGCAGGGGTGGAGGCAGTCTATCTGTCCAATCACTGCGCGGATGCCTGGTCGCCCAAGGTGTTGCGTGGCGCCATGGGTGGGCACTGGGTACTGGCCATCCACGAGCAGGCAGCGCTGGCGGAGGTCATCCGCCAGTTTGATGGTCAGGTTGTCGCCACGTCACTGGCGGAAAGCCGATCATTGTATGCGGTTGACTTGACCGGCCCAGTTGCCTGGATCATGGGGAACGAGGGCGCAGGTGTATCGCAAGCATTGATGGCGCTGACGACGACTCGGGTGCGTATTCCGATGCCCGGTCGGATCGAGTCGCTGAATGTGGCCGCTGCCACAGCGGTGTGTCTGTTTGAGCAGGTCAGACAACGACAGATGAAATAA
- a CDS encoding arylesterase — protein MPLAAHAAPVILVFGDSLSAGYGLTQQQSWVALLGQKLAPAYQVINASVSGETTAGGLSRLDAALAQHKPAIVVLELGANDGLRGLPLKLSKRNLGSMIDKARQAKAKVLLVGMQLPPNFGKSYSQQFAGMYSELAQSHKVPLLPFLLDGFADKPEWFQNDMIHPTAAAQPHIANTVERALKQVK, from the coding sequence ATGCCATTGGCAGCCCACGCCGCACCCGTGATCTTGGTGTTCGGCGATAGCCTGTCCGCAGGTTATGGGCTGACACAACAACAAAGCTGGGTCGCGCTGCTGGGCCAAAAACTGGCACCAGCATATCAGGTCATCAATGCCAGCGTCAGCGGCGAAACGACGGCGGGTGGACTCTCCAGGCTGGATGCGGCACTGGCGCAGCACAAACCTGCCATCGTGGTATTGGAGCTGGGCGCCAATGACGGCTTGCGCGGCTTGCCGCTGAAGCTCAGCAAACGCAACCTCGGCAGCATGATCGATAAAGCCCGCCAGGCCAAGGCCAAGGTGCTGCTGGTTGGCATGCAGCTGCCCCCCAATTTCGGCAAATCCTATTCCCAGCAGTTTGCAGGCATGTACTCGGAACTGGCCCAAAGCCATAAAGTTCCACTGCTGCCCTTTCTATTGGATGGATTTGCAGACAAGCCGGAATGGTTTCAAAACGATATGATCCACCCCACCGCCGCCGCCCAACCGCACATTGCCAACACTGTCGAGCGGGCACTGAAACAGGTGAAATAG
- a CDS encoding DUF2946 family protein has protein sequence MDDIVVQAMAKWPNVPAVYGWLRLDHRGQWWVRQERVNHVALVDFIGRNYACSPNGDYYFQNGPQQVYVALDIAPWVVRLLDDSQCNDWRTHTGQVVKAGSVVLDEEGSVYLDTPLGLALVDERDLLAVSTWLCTSQHTVVGEARLLAWLASQGESDRLFMRLGGEMLSVDYLSRQALPSRYRFRRNPQPSE, from the coding sequence ATGGATGACATCGTTGTACAGGCGATGGCCAAGTGGCCCAATGTGCCTGCGGTCTACGGCTGGTTGCGTTTGGATCACCGCGGCCAGTGGTGGGTTCGTCAGGAGCGGGTCAACCATGTGGCGCTGGTGGACTTCATCGGTCGAAACTATGCCTGTTCGCCCAATGGTGACTATTATTTCCAGAATGGGCCGCAACAGGTGTATGTCGCACTTGATATCGCACCGTGGGTGGTTCGCCTGCTGGATGATAGCCAATGCAATGACTGGCGGACGCACACCGGGCAAGTGGTGAAGGCTGGCTCGGTGGTGTTGGATGAGGAGGGGAGTGTGTATCTTGATACCCCGCTCGGCTTGGCATTGGTGGACGAACGTGATCTCTTGGCGGTTTCCACTTGGCTTTGCACCAGTCAGCACACGGTCGTGGGCGAGGCCCGGCTATTGGCGTGGTTGGCATCGCAAGGCGAGTCGGACCGATTGTTCATGCGCCTGGGCGGTGAAATGTTGTCTGTCGATTATCTGAGCCGACAGGCGCTGCCCAGTCGGTATCGTTTCCGTCGTAACCCGCAACCATCCGAATGA
- a CDS encoding ABC transporter permease: protein MTWLQTGRLAWRMLRRDLRAGELNVLMLALVIAVAAMTSVGFFTDRMQRALTEQANDLLGADLVVSADKPIPPAWQALATGSGLKLAHTTIFPSMVLSGEGTQIASIKAVSAGYPLRGRFLLGTASQVHQAGQIPAAGTLWADERLLLRLNAKIGDQVQLGEASFRIAERIEREPDAAIDIFNFMPRVIINQADLAATQLIQTGSRVRYRLLVAGTGKQVAAFRDAIKPQIGRGQRLETVQDARPEVRNALERAQRFLGLAALSSVALAGVAIGLATRRYIERHLNPVAMMRCLGASQATIFRLFVGQFACLAALAGVAGVAIGFAAQHVLVDMLAGMVDRALPAAHWLPGVQGWLVGALLLFGFAVPPLLQLKKTPTLRVLRREVSGGTRTRAMYLAGGGLLIALLWWQVGEPKLAAYVLSGFVGGIALAAAAGWGLMRLLRRFNRRAGITWRFGVANLYRRQGLAVVQIVALSLGLMALLTLTLVRGDLLQSWQRSVPPDAPNRFIINIQPEQRTTLAQFLQHNQLAAPIQYPMIRGRWVGRNDQPIKGDQYQDEKTKNLAEREFNLSWADRPQVDNQVVAGRFWQPTDQTPQFSVEEGLAEQLGIKLGDRLTFDIAGVRYTAPVTSLRKVNWDSFNVNFFVVAPPTMLANQPTSYITSFRLPADREAVVRDLVRAFPNMTVIDVGNVLREVRDIIGKVAGAVQFVFLFTLVAGLVVLYAALAATQDERRFDNAMLRTLGGSRRQLLHTALAEFASVGALAGAVAVLASGALGWVVCVKLLNLPYQLNPLLPVLGVGGGALAVMLAGLPGVIRLLRTPPLHVLNQSA from the coding sequence ATGACTTGGCTCCAAACTGGACGGTTGGCGTGGCGGATGCTGCGGCGCGACCTGCGCGCGGGCGAATTGAATGTGCTGATGTTGGCGCTGGTGATTGCCGTGGCAGCCATGACCAGCGTTGGTTTTTTCACCGACCGGATGCAGCGCGCCCTGACCGAGCAGGCCAATGATCTGTTGGGTGCAGATCTGGTTGTCAGTGCCGATAAGCCGATCCCGCCCGCCTGGCAAGCGCTGGCGACCGGGTCAGGGCTGAAGCTGGCGCATACCACCATCTTTCCTAGTATGGTGTTGTCAGGCGAGGGCACGCAGATTGCATCGATCAAAGCAGTCTCCGCAGGCTACCCCTTGCGTGGGCGCTTTCTGCTGGGTACTGCATCCCAGGTGCACCAAGCCGGGCAGATCCCAGCAGCAGGCACGCTCTGGGCTGATGAGCGCCTCCTGTTGCGGCTCAATGCCAAGATAGGTGACCAGGTGCAGCTGGGCGAGGCCTCCTTCCGTATTGCCGAGCGTATCGAGCGGGAGCCTGACGCGGCTATCGATATATTCAATTTCATGCCACGAGTGATCATCAATCAGGCTGATCTTGCTGCGACACAGTTGATCCAGACGGGCAGCCGTGTGCGCTATCGCCTGTTGGTGGCGGGTACGGGCAAGCAGGTTGCCGCTTTTCGAGATGCAATCAAACCGCAGATCGGTCGCGGCCAGCGCCTGGAAACCGTGCAGGATGCTCGCCCGGAGGTGCGCAATGCGCTGGAGCGGGCGCAGCGCTTTCTGGGGCTGGCGGCATTATCCAGCGTGGCCTTGGCTGGTGTGGCCATTGGTTTGGCGACCCGGCGTTATATCGAGCGGCATTTGAACCCGGTGGCGATGATGCGATGCCTTGGTGCCAGTCAGGCAACCATCTTCAGATTGTTCGTCGGGCAGTTTGCCTGCCTGGCTGCCTTGGCTGGCGTGGCTGGTGTAGCCATCGGCTTTGCTGCACAGCATGTGTTGGTCGATATGCTGGCGGGGATGGTTGATCGTGCATTACCTGCGGCGCATTGGTTGCCAGGGGTGCAAGGTTGGTTGGTCGGGGCGTTATTGCTGTTTGGCTTTGCTGTGCCACCTCTGTTGCAGTTGAAAAAGACACCGACACTACGCGTGTTACGACGGGAGGTGTCTGGCGGTACCCGGACGCGTGCCATGTATCTTGCAGGCGGTGGGTTGTTGATTGCCTTGCTGTGGTGGCAGGTCGGTGAGCCCAAGCTGGCCGCCTATGTATTGTCTGGATTCGTCGGCGGGATCGCATTGGCTGCGGCTGCGGGCTGGGGATTGATGCGCCTGCTGCGGCGTTTCAACCGTCGGGCAGGTATCACCTGGCGTTTTGGGGTGGCCAATCTGTATCGTCGCCAGGGCTTGGCAGTGGTGCAGATCGTCGCTTTGTCATTGGGCTTGATGGCGTTGTTGACTTTGACGCTGGTGCGGGGTGACCTATTGCAGTCCTGGCAGCGATCCGTGCCGCCTGACGCGCCCAATCGATTCATCATCAATATCCAACCGGAACAGCGCACGACACTGGCGCAATTCCTGCAACATAACCAGCTGGCCGCACCGATCCAGTACCCCATGATCCGTGGACGCTGGGTCGGTCGGAACGATCAGCCGATCAAGGGCGATCAATATCAGGACGAAAAGACCAAAAACCTGGCTGAGCGCGAATTCAATTTGTCCTGGGCGGATCGACCTCAGGTTGACAATCAGGTGGTGGCGGGTCGGTTCTGGCAGCCTACAGATCAAACACCGCAGTTCAGTGTGGAGGAGGGCTTGGCCGAGCAGCTGGGCATCAAACTAGGCGATCGATTGACATTTGATATCGCAGGGGTTCGCTATACCGCACCGGTCACCAGCCTGCGCAAAGTCAACTGGGACTCCTTCAATGTCAATTTCTTTGTGGTGGCGCCCCCCACCATGCTGGCCAATCAGCCCACCAGCTACATCACCAGTTTTCGTCTGCCCGCAGACCGGGAAGCAGTGGTGCGCGATCTGGTGCGGGCTTTTCCCAATATGACTGTCATCGATGTGGGCAATGTGCTCCGAGAGGTGCGTGACATCATCGGAAAAGTTGCAGGAGCGGTCCAGTTCGTGTTCCTGTTCACCTTGGTGGCCGGGCTGGTGGTGCTGTATGCCGCGTTGGCAGCCACCCAGGACGAGCGCCGATTCGACAATGCCATGTTGCGCACTCTGGGGGGCAGTCGCCGCCAGTTGCTGCACACCGCATTGGCGGAGTTTGCCAGCGTCGGCGCACTGGCTGGTGCGGTGGCTGTCTTGGCGAGTGGGGCATTGGGTTGGGTGGTGTGCGTCAAGTTGTTGAACCTGCCATATCAGCTCAACCCACTGTTGCCGGTGCTAGGGGTGGGTGGGGGGGCGCTGGCGGTCATGCTGGCCGGCTTGCCTGGTGTGATACGCCTGCTGCGGACCCCACCGTTGCATGTGCTGAATCAATCTGCATGA
- a CDS encoding alkaline phosphatase D family protein: MDRRSFLKFGGFLTVSAATTGLTGCGSDGGSSPAPGAGKVYSFPQGVASGDPKEGSIILWTRVTRNDGSAADINFKVQVSKTADFANLIVDFALVAKADWDFTIRHKVTGLEPATTYYYRFVAGDDASTTGRTKTAPKADADLSSLKFAYVSCQDWSVNHWAAFDELVNEDIDFIVHLGDYIYETVGESFQTGAVEGAHSTLTLPNGTVSKSGKGKYATTLADYRYLYKQYRTDPRLQALHAKFPFVAIWDDHEFSDDCWGDHQTYTTDNPQQTDRRKSATQAWYEFMPADVTFDATQPDFSKQISNFRDLQFGKLMHLIVTDQRLFRTDHVIPETLSPLGEVGSRYFVKQSDLAGAEAKKMAAATAQTGSLPGGPFPLAATSILGEVQRGWWKQKMATSTAAWKVWVNEVSLLRMQVNLATLAQLGVQVPDAFKSNFILNADQWDGFNAERKDMMGFLKTNGVKNVVAITGDIHAFFAGSVMDDFDAATPTPVMVDLVTAGISSNSFQSYFKSVVSDNPTFAPLADLVYKGDVNTFDFNVKAFNPWIVHADTDAQGYAVVTLTPEKMVTVFKKVGKLSNGRLPVQTIAYSTRLTVNRDVPAVVVG; the protein is encoded by the coding sequence ATGGATCGTCGCTCGTTCTTGAAATTCGGTGGGTTTCTCACTGTATCGGCGGCTACGACCGGCCTGACAGGGTGTGGCAGCGATGGCGGCAGCTCGCCAGCGCCAGGTGCAGGTAAGGTGTACAGTTTCCCGCAAGGTGTGGCATCGGGCGACCCGAAAGAAGGCAGCATCATTCTCTGGACGCGTGTCACGCGCAATGATGGCTCGGCAGCCGATATCAATTTCAAAGTGCAGGTCTCGAAAACCGCAGATTTTGCCAATCTGATTGTCGATTTCGCACTAGTGGCCAAGGCAGACTGGGACTTCACCATCCGCCACAAGGTAACGGGGCTGGAGCCCGCCACCACCTATTACTACCGCTTCGTGGCAGGTGATGATGCCTCCACAACTGGTCGCACCAAGACTGCGCCCAAGGCTGACGCCGATCTGTCCAGCCTGAAATTCGCCTATGTCTCCTGTCAGGATTGGTCAGTGAACCATTGGGCGGCATTCGACGAGTTGGTGAATGAAGACATCGACTTCATCGTGCATCTTGGCGACTACATCTATGAAACAGTGGGTGAATCGTTCCAGACCGGCGCGGTGGAAGGGGCACACAGCACATTGACACTGCCCAATGGCACGGTGAGCAAGTCTGGCAAGGGCAAGTATGCAACCACGCTGGCCGACTACCGCTATTTGTATAAACAGTACCGCACCGACCCGCGCCTGCAGGCTCTGCATGCCAAGTTCCCATTCGTGGCAATCTGGGACGACCATGAATTCAGTGATGATTGCTGGGGGGATCACCAGACCTACACCACTGACAATCCTCAGCAGACCGATCGCCGCAAATCCGCCACGCAAGCCTGGTATGAATTCATGCCTGCGGATGTGACCTTCGACGCCACGCAGCCTGATTTCTCAAAACAGATCAGCAATTTCCGCGATCTGCAGTTCGGTAAGCTGATGCATCTGATCGTGACGGATCAGCGCCTGTTCCGTACCGATCACGTGATTCCAGAAACCCTGTCCCCGCTGGGTGAGGTGGGTAGCCGCTACTTTGTGAAACAGTCTGATCTGGCGGGGGCTGAGGCAAAAAAAATGGCCGCTGCAACTGCGCAGACCGGCAGCCTGCCAGGCGGCCCCTTCCCGCTGGCCGCCACATCCATCTTGGGTGAAGTGCAGCGTGGGTGGTGGAAGCAAAAGATGGCGACCTCTACCGCAGCCTGGAAGGTGTGGGTCAATGAGGTATCGCTGTTGCGTATGCAGGTGAATCTCGCGACGCTGGCCCAGCTGGGTGTGCAAGTGCCAGACGCATTCAAATCCAATTTCATCTTGAATGCCGACCAGTGGGATGGTTTCAATGCTGAGCGGAAGGACATGATGGGCTTCCTGAAGACGAATGGCGTCAAGAATGTCGTGGCCATCACGGGCGATATCCATGCCTTCTTTGCCGGGAGCGTAATGGACGACTTCGATGCCGCGACACCCACGCCCGTAATGGTGGATTTGGTGACAGCCGGGATCTCCAGCAACTCCTTCCAGTCATATTTCAAATCAGTGGTGAGTGATAACCCGACCTTTGCTCCCTTGGCGGATTTGGTTTACAAGGGGGATGTCAATACCTTCGATTTCAATGTGAAAGCCTTCAACCCCTGGATTGTGCATGCAGATACCGATGCGCAAGGATATGCGGTGGTGACATTGACTCCGGAAAAGATGGTCACGGTCTTCAAGAAGGTAGGCAAGCTCAGTAACGGTCGTCTGCCGGTGCAGACAATTGCCTATAGCACCAGGTTGACAGTCAATCGAGATGTGCCTGCCGTAGTAGTCGGCTGA
- the pstS gene encoding phosphate ABC transporter substrate-binding protein PstS, producing MRGWLLGGYIGLMGCLGGPVMALELSAVGSSAAAPLYSKWAASIQKNGGHTLKFDPAGSAKGIESAKGGKVDFGATDALPPAAELTKAGVIAFPTALTAVVPVVNLPGVKPGQIKLNGEVLAKIFSGKIVEWADPAILALNENEKVPSRPIKLVVRADGSGSTFVLTEYLSRMSADWKGNFGAGFSVKWPSWAVQVKGTAGVAASVKATEGAIGYVDFGAVVESGLVDVRLVNAAGKAAKASVSSITDAVLSSAWQTKGDFDELLINRQGNNAWPIVTGTFVLVPKVLDKARGDVLAEFFVRGFMNGDAAVSSASFVKLPDQVKGKATGALSQLRDKSGNPFNMSFF from the coding sequence ATGCGGGGTTGGTTGCTGGGTGGGTATATCGGTTTGATGGGGTGCCTGGGTGGGCCGGTCATGGCCTTGGAGCTGTCAGCGGTGGGGTCATCTGCCGCTGCGCCGCTGTACTCGAAATGGGCAGCATCCATCCAGAAAAATGGTGGACATACATTGAAATTCGATCCTGCCGGCTCAGCCAAAGGCATCGAGTCGGCAAAAGGTGGAAAAGTGGATTTTGGCGCGACAGATGCGCTGCCTCCCGCTGCAGAGCTTACCAAGGCAGGAGTGATTGCCTTCCCGACGGCTTTGACGGCGGTGGTGCCGGTGGTCAACCTGCCAGGGGTCAAGCCTGGCCAGATCAAGTTGAATGGTGAGGTGTTGGCCAAAATCTTCAGTGGCAAGATTGTCGAATGGGCAGACCCAGCCATCTTGGCGCTCAATGAAAATGAAAAGGTGCCCTCTCGTCCCATCAAATTGGTGGTGCGCGCCGATGGCTCGGGCTCGACCTTTGTGCTGACTGAGTACCTGTCTCGTATGTCCGCCGATTGGAAAGGTAATTTCGGGGCTGGCTTCAGTGTCAAATGGCCGAGCTGGGCGGTGCAGGTGAAGGGCACGGCTGGCGTGGCGGCATCGGTGAAGGCGACGGAGGGCGCAATCGGCTATGTCGATTTCGGTGCGGTGGTCGAGTCTGGGCTGGTGGATGTGCGGCTCGTCAACGCCGCAGGCAAGGCAGCCAAGGCGTCGGTAAGCAGTATCACAGATGCGGTGCTCAGTAGCGCTTGGCAAACCAAAGGGGATTTCGACGAGCTGTTGATCAACCGGCAGGGCAACAACGCTTGGCCGATCGTGACCGGTACATTTGTCCTGGTGCCCAAGGTGTTGGACAAGGCCAGAGGCGATGTGCTGGCCGAGTTCTTTGTGCGTGGCTTTATGAATGGCGACGCCGCGGTCAGCAGTGCATCCTTTGTCAAATTGCCTGATCAGGTCAAGGGCAAGGCGACTGGTGCGTTGTCGCAGCTTCGTGACAAGTCAGGCAATCCATTCAATATGTCATTTTTCTAG